In Halosegnis marinus, one genomic interval encodes:
- a CDS encoding alpha/beta fold hydrolase translates to MVRAPSTNLRRGTAADHPYVGYGDGPPLLVLPGVNDPLLRAGERAWFDLVLAAYCRRQARACAAAGAPRTVYYLSRPPGVPDTVAGMGDRYRAALDAFGPCDLVGVSMGGFLALDLARRDDRVRSVTLALSAARLSRHGRESLRAWTRWADAGEWLRVYRAGVRAVVTGARRRLGALAVRGFDAVRSPPADDIRRTFRAALAFDARPWLGEVGVPALVVGGTADPFFTDAAFAGTADGLGARHERLDGWGHDAMIEGGRLVDGAVAGFLR, encoded by the coding sequence ATGGTCCGAGCCCCGAGCACGAACCTCCGACGCGGCACGGCCGCGGACCACCCCTACGTCGGCTACGGCGACGGTCCGCCCCTGCTCGTGCTCCCGGGCGTGAACGACCCCCTGCTCCGGGCCGGCGAGCGGGCGTGGTTCGACCTCGTGCTGGCCGCGTACTGTCGCCGCCAGGCCCGAGCCTGTGCCGCGGCCGGCGCGCCCCGGACGGTGTACTACCTCTCGCGGCCGCCCGGGGTGCCCGACACGGTCGCGGGAATGGGCGACCGCTACCGCGCCGCGCTGGACGCGTTCGGGCCGTGTGACCTCGTCGGCGTCTCGATGGGCGGCTTCCTCGCGCTCGACCTCGCGCGCCGCGACGACCGCGTCCGCTCCGTGACGCTCGCGCTCTCGGCCGCGCGGCTCTCCCGCCACGGCCGCGAGTCGCTCCGGGCGTGGACCCGCTGGGCCGACGCCGGCGAGTGGCTCCGGGTGTATCGCGCCGGCGTCCGCGCGGTCGTCACCGGGGCGCGCCGCCGACTCGGCGCGCTCGCGGTCCGGGGCTTCGACGCCGTGCGGTCGCCGCCCGCCGACGACATCCGGCGGACGTTCCGCGCGGCGCTCGCCTTCGACGCACGGCCGTGGCTCGGGGAGGTGGGCGTTCCCGCGCTCGTCGTCGGGGGAACCGCCGACCCCTTCTTCACCGACGCGGCGTTCGCGGGCACGGCCGACGGTCTCGGCGCGCGACACGAGCGGCTGGACGGGTGGGGCCACGACGCGATGATAGAGGGCGGTCGGCTGGTGGACGGGGCGGTCGCGGGCTTTCTCAGGTAG
- a CDS encoding ATP-binding protein codes for MVADAVAEVRESHPDAAFDVEVPSVAVRDRDLFATAVREVLENAVIHVGETPAVRVTATATDDEVTLRVSDDGPGVPERERAVVTGEVDITQLDHSRGLGLWLVRHVCTTLGGTIAFEDDGSTVVLTVARAT; via the coding sequence GTGGTCGCCGACGCCGTCGCCGAGGTCCGCGAGAGCCACCCCGACGCCGCCTTCGACGTCGAGGTTCCCTCCGTCGCCGTCCGGGACCGCGACCTGTTCGCCACCGCCGTCCGCGAGGTGCTCGAGAACGCCGTCATCCACGTCGGCGAGACCCCCGCGGTGCGCGTCACGGCGACGGCGACCGACGACGAGGTGACCCTCCGCGTGAGCGACGACGGGCCGGGCGTCCCCGAGCGCGAGCGCGCCGTGGTCACGGGCGAGGTGGACATCACCCAGCTCGACCACAGCCGCGGGCTCGGCCTGTGGCTCGTCCGCCACGTCTGTACGACGCTCGGCGGGACCATCGCCTTCGAGGACGACGGGTCCACGGTCGTGTTGACCGTCGCCCGCGCTACCTGA
- a CDS encoding NOP5/NOP56 family protein, whose product MSDAWFAGLDPDDTESAAARVREGRADAPDDWPGRAVDAGFAGDTDDYYDRLKAATTAAAEAAVREAERAGDRQLIHAVRAMDDCDRTANELAERVGEWAGSLFEGAGTGVEGARAVAERDPDEPTERRVVSLAERVVDLDDEAADLRAYIERTAPEVAPNLSALAGPVLAARLVALAGGLESLAKKPSGTIQVLGAEDALFAHLRGRAPSPKHGVIFTHEYVRGTRPDDRGSAARALAGKLAIAARGDHYTGEYNPEIERQLDERMATIRARAEGEDDE is encoded by the coding sequence ATGAGCGACGCGTGGTTCGCCGGACTCGACCCCGACGACACGGAGAGCGCGGCCGCGCGGGTCCGCGAGGGACGCGCCGACGCGCCCGACGACTGGCCCGGGCGGGCCGTCGATGCGGGCTTCGCCGGCGACACGGACGACTACTACGACCGGCTGAAGGCGGCGACGACGGCCGCCGCCGAGGCCGCCGTGCGCGAGGCCGAGCGGGCGGGCGACCGACAGCTGATACACGCGGTCCGCGCGATGGACGACTGCGACCGCACCGCGAACGAACTCGCCGAGCGCGTCGGCGAGTGGGCCGGGAGCCTCTTCGAGGGGGCCGGGACCGGCGTCGAGGGCGCGCGCGCCGTCGCGGAGCGGGACCCGGACGAGCCCACGGAGCGGCGGGTCGTCTCGCTGGCCGAGCGCGTCGTCGACCTCGACGACGAGGCCGCGGACCTGCGGGCGTACATCGAACGGACCGCCCCGGAGGTGGCCCCGAACCTCTCGGCGCTGGCCGGCCCCGTCCTCGCGGCGCGGCTCGTCGCGCTGGCGGGCGGGCTGGAGTCGCTGGCGAAGAAGCCGTCGGGGACGATACAGGTCCTCGGGGCCGAGGACGCGCTGTTCGCCCACCTCCGTGGCCGAGCGCCCTCGCCGAAGCACGGCGTCATCTTCACCCACGAGTACGTCCGCGGCACCCGGCCCGACGACCGCGGGAGCGCGGCCCGCGCGCTCGCCGGGAAGCTCGCCATCGCGGCCCGGGGCGACCACTACACGGGCGAGTACAACCCCGAGATAGAGCGCCAACTGGACGAGCGCATGGCGACCATCCGCGCCCGCGCCGAGGGTGAGGACGATGAGTGA
- a CDS encoding fibrillarin-like rRNA/tRNA 2'-O-methyltransferase, whose product MSELPAGVERRRFDGEERLATEGEPVYGEPTADGWRAWDARRSKLGAMLETGMDTGLAGGETVLYLGAAAGTTVSHVADFAGATYAVEFAARPTRDLLDAAESRPRLFPLLKDARKPETYAHVVEPADVVVQDVATRGQARVANANARFLDTGGLLLAAIKARSEDVVADPSEVFERELDTLSESYELVETARLEPFHEDHLGVVARKR is encoded by the coding sequence ATGAGTGAGCTCCCCGCGGGCGTCGAGCGCCGGCGGTTCGACGGCGAGGAGCGGCTGGCGACCGAGGGCGAACCGGTGTACGGCGAGCCCACGGCGGACGGCTGGCGCGCGTGGGACGCCCGCCGGTCGAAGCTCGGCGCGATGCTGGAAACGGGGATGGACACCGGGCTCGCGGGCGGCGAGACGGTGTTGTATCTCGGCGCGGCGGCGGGCACCACCGTCTCGCACGTCGCGGACTTCGCCGGGGCGACGTACGCCGTCGAGTTCGCGGCCCGGCCGACGCGCGACCTGCTCGACGCCGCCGAGTCGCGCCCCCGGCTGTTCCCCCTGTTAAAGGACGCGCGCAAGCCCGAGACGTACGCGCACGTGGTCGAGCCGGCGGACGTGGTCGTCCAGGACGTGGCGACGCGCGGGCAGGCCCGCGTGGCGAACGCGAACGCCCGCTTCCTCGACACGGGCGGCCTCCTGCTCGCGGCCATCAAGGCCCGCTCGGAGGACGTCGTCGCGGACCCGAGCGAGGTGTTCGAGCGCGAGCTCGACACGCTCTCGGAGTCCTACGAGCTGGTCGAGACGGCGCGACTGGAGCCGTTCCACGAGGACCACCTCGGCGTCGTCGCCCGGAAGCGGTAA
- a CDS encoding winged helix-turn-helix domain-containing protein, whose protein sequence is MSSDDSPSGDDVRERIEQEAEELDQRLVDLLAWVLDTETRARIYIELRQHPGRTSEEIAEGTGLYPSTVREALAALHDDGTVTREKRKAAGAGNNPYEYEAIAPADLVGEVVEEVQEELNTVFNLDAVLGDDEDDTDTGPVTVSVTEEDDA, encoded by the coding sequence ATGTCTTCCGACGACTCCCCGTCCGGCGACGACGTCCGAGAACGGATAGAGCAGGAGGCGGAGGAACTCGACCAGCGGCTGGTGGACCTGCTAGCGTGGGTGCTCGACACGGAGACGCGGGCGCGCATCTACATCGAACTCCGCCAGCACCCCGGCCGGACGAGCGAGGAGATAGCCGAGGGGACGGGGCTGTATCCGAGCACCGTCCGCGAGGCGCTCGCCGCGCTCCACGACGACGGGACGGTGACGCGCGAGAAGCGCAAGGCCGCGGGCGCGGGCAACAACCCCTACGAGTACGAGGCCATCGCGCCCGCCGACCTCGTGGGCGAGGTGGTCGAGGAGGTCCAGGAGGAACTGAACACCGTGTTCAACCTCGACGCGGTGCTCGGCGACGACGAGGACGACACCGATACCGGCCCCGTGACGGTCTCCGTCACGGAGGAGGACGACGCGTAG
- a CDS encoding transcription initiation factor IIB family protein: protein MYRASDEVANEEWLAALDSAAERLDLPSGTRSRAADLFLSTVPEGERSKRPALAAAVYVATLATGEGRSQGEVADAVGVSRLSVQQRWKGLMEEAGLEPPSW from the coding sequence GTGTACCGCGCGTCCGACGAGGTGGCGAACGAGGAGTGGCTGGCCGCGCTCGACAGCGCCGCCGAGCGGCTCGACCTCCCCAGCGGGACGCGCTCGCGGGCCGCCGACCTGTTCCTCTCGACAGTGCCGGAGGGCGAGCGCTCGAAGCGCCCGGCGCTCGCCGCCGCCGTCTACGTCGCCACGCTCGCCACCGGCGAGGGCCGGTCACAGGGCGAGGTGGCCGACGCCGTCGGCGTGTCGCGGCTCTCCGTCCAACAGCGCTGGAAGGGGCTGATGGAGGAGGCGGGGCTCGAACCCCCGTCGTGGTGA
- a CDS encoding MOSC domain-containing protein, giving the protein MDGRVEAIWTTPEESAPMEPAEKVRALPGGLDGDRYRRGTGYYSPFDVCEVTFVAAEALDAIASEAGIDLSGGEHRRNVVTRGVDLSALLETRFSVGGAVFEGTRPRPPCRHVEQVAGLDGLMDALRDRGGICADVVEPGEFAVGDAVEVGEDLSFDGEGWPRPSRSGPRGHKTRNRTPGTPGMHGPSARDALDFAADDGSYPLYGVVLVGWLFGFTGVPDGVLYSLANLLPGYGFRALADLFALLFEVAGVALLVAGATALVYRASAAAP; this is encoded by the coding sequence ATGGACGGCCGCGTGGAGGCGATATGGACGACTCCGGAGGAGAGCGCGCCGATGGAACCGGCCGAGAAGGTGCGCGCGCTCCCCGGCGGCCTCGACGGCGACCGCTACCGCCGCGGCACGGGCTACTACTCCCCGTTCGACGTGTGCGAGGTCACCTTCGTCGCGGCGGAGGCGCTCGATGCCATCGCGTCCGAGGCCGGCATCGACCTCTCGGGCGGCGAACACCGCCGGAACGTCGTCACGCGCGGCGTCGACCTCTCCGCGCTGTTGGAGACGCGCTTCTCCGTCGGAGGGGCCGTGTTCGAGGGCACCCGGCCGCGCCCGCCGTGCCGCCACGTCGAGCAGGTCGCCGGCCTCGACGGGCTGATGGACGCGCTCCGCGACCGCGGCGGCATCTGTGCGGACGTGGTCGAACCCGGCGAGTTCGCCGTCGGGGACGCCGTCGAGGTCGGGGAGGACCTGTCCTTCGACGGCGAGGGCTGGCCGCGGCCATCGCGGAGCGGGCCGAGGGGCCACAAGACCCGTAACCGAACCCCCGGAACGCCGGGTATGCACGGTCCCTCCGCGCGCGACGCGCTCGACTTCGCGGCCGACGACGGGAGCTACCCCCTCTACGGCGTCGTGCTGGTCGGCTGGCTGTTCGGCTTCACCGGCGTCCCGGACGGCGTCCTCTACTCGCTCGCGAACCTGCTCCCCGGCTACGGCTTCCGCGCGCTCGCGGACCTGTTCGCGCTCCTGTTCGAGGTGGCCGGCGTCGCCCTGCTGGTCGCGGGCGCGACGGCGCTCGTCTACCGGGCGTCCGCGGCCGCTCCGTGA
- a CDS encoding RNA-binding protein — MASGVPFHYVDLRAFCYATEDEKRVADALSTFLPDTDEEEPPLARDETEGFHGDRILVLSARLERADEMRHVLSKLTDLDDIETVIEELDQRVDEDCTFFLTLDKQAAFRGEVKRGDGITLRAKVEAYPAKKESAVENVRETLEELRAA, encoded by the coding sequence ATGGCGAGCGGGGTCCCGTTCCACTACGTCGACCTGCGGGCCTTCTGCTACGCCACCGAGGACGAGAAGCGCGTCGCGGACGCGCTCTCGACGTTCCTGCCCGACACGGACGAGGAGGAGCCGCCGCTCGCCCGCGACGAGACGGAGGGCTTTCACGGCGACCGCATCCTCGTCCTCTCGGCGCGGCTCGAACGCGCCGACGAGATGCGCCACGTCCTCTCGAAACTGACCGACCTCGACGACATCGAGACGGTCATCGAGGAACTCGACCAGCGCGTCGACGAGGACTGCACCTTCTTCCTGACGCTCGACAAGCAGGCGGCGTTCCGCGGCGAGGTGAAACGGGGCGACGGCATCACCCTTCGCGCGAAGGTGGAAGCCTACCCCGCGAAGAAGGAGAGCGCCGTGGAGAACGTCCGCGAGACGCTCGAAGAACTGCGGGCGGCGTAG
- a CDS encoding DUF1918 domain-containing protein yields MSFEEGDKVVLHDEHSDFDGEVGTVETVSETMFGDEQYVISFEGGQEAGISEDALTEADEADAEDDEE; encoded by the coding sequence ATGAGCTTCGAGGAAGGCGACAAGGTCGTCCTGCACGACGAGCACAGCGACTTCGACGGCGAGGTCGGCACCGTCGAGACCGTCTCGGAGACGATGTTCGGCGACGAGCAGTACGTCATCTCCTTCGAGGGCGGTCAGGAGGCCGGCATCTCCGAGGACGCGCTCACCGAGGCCGACGAGGCCGACGCCGAGGACGACGAGGAGTAA
- the pyrI gene encoding aspartate carbamoyltransferase regulatory subunit produces the protein MTDSDTDTELRVSKIENGTVIDHIPGGQALNVLAILDIDGSGGEEVSVGMNVPSNRLGRKDVVKVEDRELSGAEVDVLSLIAPHATINIVRDYAVSEKLRVSRPERVVGVLSCPNANCISTAGEPVDSTFDVLDDGVRCGYCDTIVREDIAALIDPA, from the coding sequence ATGACCGACTCCGATACAGACACCGAACTCCGCGTCTCGAAGATCGAGAACGGCACCGTCATCGACCACATCCCCGGCGGGCAGGCGCTGAACGTCCTCGCCATCCTCGACATCGACGGCTCCGGCGGCGAGGAGGTCAGCGTCGGGATGAACGTCCCCTCGAACCGGCTCGGCCGCAAGGACGTCGTGAAGGTCGAGGACCGCGAACTCAGCGGCGCCGAGGTCGACGTCCTCTCGCTCATCGCCCCGCACGCCACCATCAACATCGTGCGCGACTACGCCGTCTCCGAGAAGCTCCGGGTCTCGCGGCCCGAGCGCGTCGTCGGCGTCCTCTCGTGTCCCAACGCGAACTGCATCTCCACGGCCGGCGAGCCGGTGGACTCGACGTTCGACGTGCTGGACGACGGGGTCCGGTGTGGCTACTGCGACACCATCGTCCGCGAGGACATCGCGGCGCTCATCGACCCCGCGTAG
- the pyrB gene encoding aspartate carbamoyltransferase: MRHDHLIGAKQLSRADIEAVLDRAADFDADPAAFADAHPDALLGLCFFEPSTRTKMSFDTAIKRLGGDSVDMGPVESSSVKKGESLADTMRVIAGYTDAIVLRHPSEGAAKLAADFVDVPVINAGDGAGQHPSQTLLDLYTMREASGLDDLTVGIMGDLKYGRTVHSLAEALTTFDARMHFVSPESLRLPRNVRFDLHESGAVVKEHTDLDAVLADLDVLYVTRIQRERFPDENEYRAVAGEYRIDAELLADARDDLTVMHPLPRVDEIAPDVDRTDHAHYFEQAHNGVPVRMALLDSML, encoded by the coding sequence ATGCGCCACGACCACCTCATCGGCGCGAAGCAGCTCTCGCGGGCGGACATCGAGGCGGTGTTGGACCGCGCCGCCGACTTCGACGCCGACCCGGCGGCGTTCGCGGACGCCCACCCCGACGCGCTGTTGGGCCTGTGTTTCTTCGAGCCGAGCACGCGGACGAAGATGAGCTTCGACACGGCGATAAAGCGGCTCGGCGGGGACTCCGTCGATATGGGGCCCGTCGAGTCCTCGTCGGTGAAGAAGGGCGAGTCGCTCGCCGACACGATGCGCGTCATCGCGGGCTACACCGACGCCATCGTCCTCCGACACCCGAGCGAGGGGGCGGCGAAGCTCGCGGCCGACTTCGTGGACGTGCCCGTCATCAACGCGGGCGACGGCGCGGGCCAGCACCCGAGCCAGACGCTGCTCGACCTCTACACGATGCGGGAGGCGTCGGGGCTGGACGACCTCACCGTCGGCATCATGGGCGACCTGAAGTACGGCCGGACGGTCCACTCGCTCGCCGAGGCGCTGACGACGTTCGACGCCCGGATGCACTTCGTCAGCCCCGAGTCGCTCCGGCTGCCGCGGAACGTCCGGTTCGACCTCCACGAGTCGGGCGCGGTGGTGAAGGAACACACCGACCTCGACGCGGTGCTCGCCGACCTCGACGTGCTGTACGTCACCCGCATCCAGCGCGAGCGGTTCCCCGACGAGAACGAGTACCGCGCCGTCGCGGGCGAGTACCGCATCGACGCGGAGCTCCTCGCCGACGCGCGCGACGACCTGACCGTCATGCACCCGCTCCCGCGGGTGGACGAGATCGCCCCCGACGTGGACCGAACGGACCACGCCCACTACTTCGAGCAGGCGCACAACGGCGTGCCCGTCAGGATGGCGCTGCTCGACTCCATGCTATGA